Proteins encoded together in one Phalacrocorax carbo chromosome 18, bPhaCar2.1, whole genome shotgun sequence window:
- the PTGS1 gene encoding prostaglandin G/H synthase 1 gives MGGGCRAWLRLLLAHAVLLCAAGSAATDGSVNPCCYFPCQNQGVCVRVGLGGYECDCTRTGYFGDNCTSPELWTRLHDLLKPTPAFYHFILTHFRWFWDIINSTFIRDTLMRLVLTVRANLIPSPPTFNSDYGYISWEAYANVSYYTRVLPPVPDNCPTPMGTKGKQQLPEPELLAERFLLRQKFEADPQGSNLMFAFFAQHFTHQFFKTSGKMGRGFTKALGHGVDLGHVYGDNLQRQHQLRLFRDGKLKFQVVDGEVYPPTVTDAPVHMVYPPAVPKKKQLAMGQEVFGLLPGLCMYATLWLREHNRVCDILKREHPTWSDEQLFQTARLILIGETIKIVIEDYVQHLSGYFFSLKFDPELLFGMQFQYRNRIAVEFNQLYHWHGLMPDFFVIQGEKYNYEQFLYNTSMLLDYGVEALVESFSKQVAGRIGGGQTINANILKVAVGVIKESRELRVQPFNEYRKRFGMKPYKSFQELTGEEEKAAELEELYGDIDALEFYVGLLLEKPHPNGIFGESMVEIGAPFSLKGLLGNPICSPEYWKPSTFGGATGFEIVKTASLKKLVCLNVKKCPYVAFHVPDAAENGSSRGGGPSTEL, from the exons ATGGGCGGTGGGTGCCGGGCCTGGCTGCGGCTGCTCCTTGCCCACGCCGTGCTGCTCTGCGCCGCCGGGAGCGCCGCGACCGACGGCTCCG TGAACCCCTGTTGCTATTTCCCCTGCCAGAACCaaggggtgtgtgtgagggTCGGCCTGGGAGGATACGAGTGTGACTGCACGCGGACGGGATACTTCGGGGACAACTGCACCTCCC CCGAGCTCTGGACACGCCTCCACGACCTGCTGAAGCCCACTCCTGCCTTCTACCACTTCATCCTGACCCACTTCAGGTGGTTTTGGGACATTATCAACAGCACCTTCATCAGGGACACGCTTATGAGGCTTGTGCTTACAG TTCGTGCCAATctcatccccagcccccccaccttCAACTCTGACTATGGCTACATCAGCTGGGAGGCCTACGCCAACGTCAGCTATTACACTCGTGTCCTCCCGCCCGTGCCGGACAACTGCCCGACGCCCATGGGGACAAAAG gcaagcagcagctccctgAACCCGAGCTCCTGGCAGAGAGGTTCCTGCTGCGGCAGAAGTTTGAAGCTGATCCCCAAGGCTCCAACCTGATGTTTGCCTTCTTCGCCCAACATTTCACCCACCAGTTCTTCAAGACGTCAGGGAAGATGGGACGTGGCTTCACCAAGGCGCTGGGGCACGGG GTGGATCTCGGGCACGTGTATGGGGACAACCTGCAGCGGCAGCACCAGCTGCGACTCTTCAGAGACGGGAAGCTGAAATTCCAG GTGGTGGATGGAGAGGTGTACCCCCCCACAGTCACTGATGCTCCAGTCCACATGGTCTACCCGCCTGCCGTCCCCAAGAAGAAGCAGCTGGCGATGGGGCAGGAGGTGTTTGGGCTGCTGCCGGGGCTCTGTATGTACGCCACGCTCTGGCTGCGTGAGCACAACCGCGTCTGCGACATACTGAAACGGGAGCATCCCACCTGGAGCGATGAGCAGCTCTTCCAGACGGCTCGTCTCATCCTCATCG GGGAGACCATTAAGATTGTCATCGAAGACTACGTCCAGCATCTCAGTGGGTACTTCTTCAGCCTCAAGTTCGACCCTGAGCTGCTGTTTGGGATGCAGTTCCAGTACCGGAATCGCATTGCGGTGGAGTTCAACCAGCTCTATCACTGGCATGGGCTGATGCCCGACTTCTTCGTCATCCAGGGAGAAAAGTACAACTATGAACAGTTCCTCTACAACACCTCCATGCTCTTGGACTACGGTGTGGAGGCGCTGGTGGAGTCCTTTTCCAAGCAGGTTGCAGGAAGG ATCGGTGGGGGACAAACCATCAATGCCAATATCTTGAAAGTAGCTGTTGGGGTCATCAAGGAATCCCGAGAGCTGAGGGTACAGCCATTTAACGAGTATCGGAAGAGGTTTGGCATGAAGCCCTACAAGTCCTTTCAGGAGCTAACAG gagaggaagagaaggcagcagagctggaagagcTGTATGGAGACATCGATGCTCTGGAGTTCTATGTGGGCTTGCTGCTTGAAAAACCCCATCCCAATGGTATTTTTGGAGAAAGCATGGTGGAGATCGGAGCTCCGTTTTCCCTGAAGGGGCTTCTTGGAAACCCCATCTGCTCCCCAGAGTACTGGAAACCCAGTACATTCGGTGGAGCAACTGGCTTTGAGATAGTTAAGACAGCATCGCTCAAGAAGCTCGTGTGCCTCAATGTGAAGAAGTGCCCATATGTGGCATTTCATGTGCCAGATGCTGCGGAAAATGGCAGCTCTCGGGGTGGTGGACCATCTACTGAGCTCTAG
- the MRRF gene encoding ribosome-recycling factor, mitochondrial, translating to MALALRCFRHLPSLLYRSPFAMIRGLPQAPAGCPALLRDGCRQCVHRMLLTRQLATKKAKGKGQSQARVNISAALVEDVINLEETNEDMQAVVEALKEDFSRTLSVRTSPGALDHIIVLTKDGKFPLNQLGQISQKSPQLIIVNMTNFPESTAAATKAIRESGMNLNPEVDGTIIRVPIPQVTREHRENLAKLAKQSTNKSKEALRKVRSKSINQVKKFKNKVSEDTIWLLEKQIQQMADDATAEMDKLLAAKTKELLG from the exons ATGGCTCTGGCACTAAGATGCTTCCGTCATCTGCCTTCCCTGCTGTATCGTTCCCCGTTTGCAATGATACGGGGGCTGCCGCAGGCTCCTGCgggctgcccagccctgctccgTGATGGCTGCAGGCAGTGTGTCCATCGGATGCTGCTCACCAGACAGCTAGCTACCAAAAAAG CTAAAGGTAAAGGGCAGAGTCAAGCCAGAGTGAATATCAGTGCTGCCCTAGTTGAGGATGTTATCAATTTGGAGGAAACCAATGAAGACATGCAGGCAGTGGTAGAAGCCCTGAAGGAAGATTTCAGCAGAACTCTCAGTGTTAGAACCTCACCAG GGGCCCTTGATCACATAATCGTGCTGACAAAAGATGGGAAGTTTCCACTGAACCAGCTGGGGCAGATCTCGCAGAAGTCACCACAGCTCATTATAGTGAACATGACCAATTTTCCAGAG agcacagctgcagctacGAAGGCTATAAGGGAGAGTGGCATGAACCTGAACCCAGAAGTGGATGGGACAATAATTCGGGTGCCAATTCCTCA GGTAACGAGAGAGCACAGGGAGAACCTGGCCAAGCTTGCCAAGCAGTCCACCAACAAGTCCAAAGAGGCCCTGAGAAAGGTGCGAAGCAAAAGCATCAACCAGGTAAAGAAATTCAAGAACAAAGTGTCTGAAGATACCATCTGGCTGCTAGAAAagcag ATCCAGCAAATGGCAGATGATGCCACAGCAGAGATGGACAAGCTGCTGGCAGCGAAGACAAAGGAGCTGCTTGGATAA